One Arachis hypogaea cultivar Tifrunner chromosome 18, arahy.Tifrunner.gnm2.J5K5, whole genome shotgun sequence genomic window, ccctaAAAATTCAAATTcggttacctgaaaagagatgtgcGTAGTCCTTCcgcatatctgattcgagttcccaagtgtgttcttcgATACCAGCTAGACTCCAAGATACctttaccaatgatacttccttCCCGCGCAATAGTTTAATGCTAGTGTCATCAATTCTCACCGGGATTACTgggagtgttagatcttctcttacCTGAATCAGTTCTGGTTCTAGAACATGACTCGcgtcaggagtatacttccgaagctgtgatacATAAAACACGTCGTGCAAGTTTGAAAGGTACGGCGGTAGGGCAATTCTATAAGCCATTGGCCCAATTCTTTTCaggatctcaaacggtccaatataacggggatccagtttcttagtcttaatagctcttTCCACTCCAGTAGTTGGTGTAACCTTCAGAAAaacatgctctccttcttcaaactccaaaggctttcgcctTTGATCAGCATAACTTTTCTAATGGCTTTGGGCTATAAGTATTAGgctacgaatcttctttatctgctcagaagtttcagctatcatctcaggccctaataaacttctttctccagtttcatacacAAACATAGCGGATATTGATATTTTCTACCATatagagcctcatatggagccattccgatgctcgcatggtagctattattataagcaaactccactaatggcatataccgatcccaactcgccagctggtccaaaacacaagcccttagcatatcctccaaggtctgaatagttctctctgactgaccatttgtctgagggtgatacgcagtactcaaACTTAACTGAGTTccaaatgcacgctgaaaagctccccagaaccttgatgtgaaacgaggatctctatcagatatAATGATAGAAGGCACGCCGTGCAACATGACAATCTCTTTGATAGACATTCAAACCAATTCttccattgtgcaacttattcgaATGGGAAGAAAATGAGCTGATTTTGTCAGtcgatccacaaccacccaaatagcatcacaaccagaccgggttctaggcaaacctatcacaaaatccattaTGATACTCTcacatttccattgtggaatctctaaaggctaAAGGGTTCCTGAcggtctctgatgctcaatcttaaccttctaacacgttaaacatttagatacatgcaatgcGACATCATTCTTCATCGCTGGCCACAAGAGCATCGCTTTCAGATCCTGATACATTTtggtacttcccgggtgaattgagaacccgctcttatgagcttccttcaagatactCTGTCACAAGTTCCCGACATCTGGCACAACaatccggttcttgaacctccacaaACCATCCTGACCTGACACTTTCCACTGTTTTTCCTGTTCAACTGCTGGCAATACCTTACGTATTGTTTCACTATCTTGATGAGCCTTtagaagttctgatttaaaatcacttgaaatccgCAGCCGACTATGAGGCGTGGAAGTGTGTTCAGTATGAGAAAGGGCTTAGAAGAGACATCTTCAACTGCGTGAGTCCACAAAGGTTAACGAATTTCCCTGAATTGGTTATGAAAAGTCAATTTGCAGAACGTTACTCCATGAAGTCAGCAATATTATAGGAAGGCTATAGAGAGACTACTCCGGATGAACCGCATAGAGCCAGACTAGGCGTATGTTGCAAGTGCGAGAAGCCGGGGCATATAGCTCGAGACTGTCCATACAAGAAACGCCGGGATGTAGTCGAATCCGATCTTCAGACCAGAGGTAACCATAAGCTAGCAGTTGAGTTTTTAACTACCTTGTGTATCATTAATATATGTATGAACCATTTGTGAAGCACGACAAGTTTTGATGATCGTGGAGTCCGAGCCGATGGTTAGTCAAAGACTACTAGATGTTGAGATGGAGCGATACTTAGCTAACTTAGATGAGAGGCTAGGTTCTTGGAAGATAAGAATCAGAATGACAAAATGGAAGCCGGGTGAATTATACCTAAGGAATTGGAACCGTTGATAGCTATGCGGAGTTACTGTTTGAAATCCAGTGACGTTAAGATTTCAAGGAAAAGGAATAGAGCGAGTTCAACCTTTAGTTGTTAATTGATCGAGAGacaagtagaggtgagaccaaatTCCTATGCGAGAGAGTTTCCAAAACCGTTCTTGAAGATGTACCAGAAATTCCACCTTAGAGAGAGTGTGAGTTTGTCATAGCCGTAGTGTCAAAGATCGGATCAATGTTGATTACACCACAAGTGAAGACATTATTAGAATCAGTAGAGTTCAAGACCGAGTTGAAGAGAGTACTGGAAGAGAGGATCGTCTAACTAAGTGTTTCTTTGCGAGAGCGTGCCAACTAATCTTCACGACTTAATCTAACCTTTCTCTTATAGCCTCCATTGAAAGTCTTATCTTGAACCTTCTTCTGTAAAAGCCCAACTCATTGTTCTTCCGATCTTGTTCCTTACTTGTACAAAGTTTGTCTCTTTTGAATTCAACCTGAACTCATCCTAATATAATCACATAATTTTTTAGTCCTGGTGATCTGCGCTGCAT contains:
- the LOC112770337 gene encoding uncharacterized protein, producing MAYRIALPPYLSNLHDVFYVSQLRKYTPDASHVLEPELIQVREDLTLPVIPVRIDDTSIKLLRGKEVSLVKVSWSLAGIEEHTWELESDMRKDYAHLFSDLILEGMKNLNEYAVLKGCKKLVFGLNFGGL